In Calorimonas adulescens, the sequence ATTGAAGCTCCTTATAGAAAAGTTGATAAGAAAAATGGTACAGCGACTGATGAGATAGTATATATGACTGCTGATGCAGAGGATGGGTATATAATTGCTCAGGCGAATGAGCCTTTAGACGAGAATGGACGCTTCATCAACGAAAAGGTAACGGCGCGGCATAGAGATGACATTATTCAGGTTTCTCCTGAAGAGGTAGACTTTATGGATGTATCTCCTAAACAGATAGTATCAGTCGCAACAGCTATGATTCCATTTCTTGAAAATGATGATGCTAACAGGGCGTTAATGGGATCTAACATGCAGAGGCAGGCGGTTCCGCTCATTAGCCCAAGGGCTCCAATTGTCGGCACAGGCATTGAATATAAGGCTGCAAAAGATTCAGGTTCGGTTATAGTGGCAAAGAACAGTGGTGTTGTTGAAAAGGTTACGGCAGATGAAATTGTTGTTAAGAAAGACAATGGTGAAAGGGAGATATACAGGTTATTAAAATTCAAAAGGTCCAATCAGGGTACCTGCATAAACCAGAGAGCAATTGTTAATAAAGGTGAAAGGGTAGAAAAAGGGGATGTAATTGCTGATGGTCCAGCCACAGATATGGGGGAAATAGCCCTTGGCAGGAACGTGCTGATAGCATTTATGCCGTGGGAGGGCTATAATTACGAGGATGCTGTGTTGATATCAGAAAAACTTGTAATGGAAGATGCATTTACATCCATACACATAGAAGAATATGAAGCTGAAGCCAGAGATACAAAGCTGGGACCGGAAGAAATAACGAGAGAAATACCTAATGTTGGCGAGGATGCCATAAAAAATCTTGATGAAAGAGGAATAATACGCATTGGAGCAGAGGTTACAGCAGACGATATACTGGTCGGTAAAGTAACGCCGAAAGGCGAAACAGAACTCACCGCTGAGGAAAGATTGCTGAGGGCGATTTTCGGTGAGAAGGCCAGAGAGGTTAGAGATACATCATTAAGAGTGCCTCATGGTGAAGGCGGAATAGTGGTAGATGTCAAAGTATTCACCAGGGCGAATGGTGATGAGCTGCCGCCGGGAGTAAACGAATTGGTCAGGGTTTATGTAGCTCAAAAACGAAAGATTTCTGTTGGAGACAAAATGGCAGGAAGGCATGGTAACAAGGGTGTTGTATCAAGAATTTTGCCTGTTGAAGATATGCCATTTATGCCTGATGGTACGCCTGTTGAGATTGTATTAAACCCATTGGGAGTTCCATCCAGGATGAATATTGGCCAGGTACTGGAGGTACACCTAGGTCTTGTTGCGAAGGCATTAGGGTGGCAGGTGGCCACACCGGTATTCGATGGGGCGAAGGAAGAGGATATAGTTGAACTGTTTAGACAGGTGGGACTTCCTGAAGATGGGAAAATTACTCTCTATGATGGAAGGACAGGTGAACCATTTGAAAACAGGGTAACTGTGGGCTATATGTATATGCTTAAACTCCATCATCTTGTTGATGATAAAATGCATGCCCGTTCTACTGGTCCATATTCATTAGTGACACAACAGCCTCTTGGAGGAAAAGCTCAATTTGGTGGTCAGAGATTTGGAGAAATGGAGGTTTGGGCCTTAGAGGCATATGGTGCAGCCCATACTCTGCAGGAAATTCTGACTGTAAAGTCGGACGATGTGGTAGGTAGGGTTAAGGCGTATGAGTCAATTGTAAAGGGTGAAAATATTACTGAACCTGGTGTACCTGAATCATTTAAGGTATTGATCAAAGAACTTCAAAGCATGGCTCTCGATGTAAAGGTCCTAACTGAAGATAATAAAGAGATCGAATTAAAAGAGTTTGAAGATGAGGATGAAGAGACAAATGAGGAGCTGGATATTAACCTGGAAGGGCATGAAGATATCCCGACAGGTGTGCCGGCTTACTTAGATGATTACGCTCAAAATGAGGAAGAAAGTGAAGAGAGTGAGCATTTGGAATCTGATGATATTGACCTCGATGAAGAAAGCTTTGATGATGACTTTCCCGGTTATGATATCGATGATGATTTTTAAAATATAAAAATTTTAAATTTAAGAAAGGAGAGAATCTCCTTGGCAGAAGCTTTGACGAGTTTTGATTCCATTAAAATAAGCTTGGCTTCACCAAACAAAATAAGAGAATGGTCGCATGGTGAAGTTAAAAAACCAGAAACAATCAATTACAGAACCTTAAAGCCAGAAAGGGATGGTCTTTTCTGTGAAAGAATTTTTGGCCCAACAAAAGACTGGGAATGCCATTGTGGAAAATATAAAAGGGTAAGGTATAAGGGTGTAGTTTGTGATAGGTGCGGCGTAGAGGTTACAAGAGCAAAGGTGCGAAGAGAACGCATGGGACATATTGAGCTGGCGGCACCAGTATCACATATATGGTATTTTAAAGGCATTCCAAGCAGAATGGGGTTAATCCTTGACATGTCTCCGAGAGCTCTGGAAAAGGTACTGTATTTTGTTTCTTATGTTGTACTGGACCCGGGTGACACCCCTCTTTCAAAAAAACAGGTTTTAAATGATAAGGAATATCATGATTATATTGATAAATATGGCAACCGGTTCAAGGCTGGGATGGGTGCAGAAGCGATAAAGGAGCTTCTTGCAGAAATAGACCTGGATAAGCTGTCCAAGGAATTGCGGAACGAATTGAAAAATAGCACCGGTCAAAAGAGGGTTAGGATCCTTAGGAGGCTTGAAGTAGTGGAGGCATTCAGGCAGTCTGGTAACAGGCCCGAATGGATGATACTAGATGTAGTTCCTGTTATCCCACCAGACCTAAGGCCTATGGTACAGCTTGATGGTGGCAGGTTTGCTACATCGGATCTAAATGACCTATACAGAAGGGTAATAAACAGAAACAACAGGCTAAAAAGACTGCTTGATCTTGGGGCACCTGATATAATAGTGAGAAATGAGAAACGAATGCTCCAGGAAGCTGTTGATGCACTTATTGACAATGGTAGAAGAGGTAGACCAGTTACAGGTCCTGGCAATAGGCCATTAAAATCTCTTTCTGATATGCTGAAGGGTAAACAGGGTAGGTTTCGTCAGAATTTGCTGGGCAAGAGGGTTGACTATTCAGGTAGGTCTGTTATAGTTGTAGGACCTGAGCTTAAATTTTATCAGTGTGGCCTACCGAAAGAGATGGCGTTAGAGTTATTTAAACCATTTGTAATGAGGGAACTTGTGAAAAAAGGCCTGGCCCATAATATTAAGAGTGCCAAAAGAATGGTAGAGAGGGTTCACCCTTCTGTATGGGACGTACTGGAGGATGTAATAAAAGACCATCCGGTGCTTTTAAACCGGGCACCAACTCTTCACAGGTTGGGCATTCAAGCTTTTCAACCAATCCTTGTAGAGGGAAGAGCGATAAAGTTGCATCCCCTTGTATGCACCCCGTATAATGCTGATTTTGATGGAGACCAGATGGCGGTCCATGTACCATTGTCTGTGGAAGCACAGGCAGAAGCAAGATTTATCATGCTGTCGGTGAATAATATTTTGAAACCGCAGGATGGTAAACCGGTTGTTGTTCCAACCCAGGATATGATCTTAGGAAGTTATTACCTCAGCATGGATAAACCAGGGGCAAAAGGTGAAGGAAAATATTTTGCCTCTTATGATGAGGCACTTATGGCCTATCAGAATGGTGTTATAGAACTGCAGTCAAAGATATTTGTCAGGGTCAAAAAAGTTATTAATGGTGAGGAAAGAAAAAAGATAATTGAAACTACAGTAGGCAAGTTGATAATCAATGAGGCTATACCTCAAGACCTGGGTTTTGTAGACAGGTCAGACCCAGAGAATCTGTTTAAACTGGAAATTGATAAAGTTGTGGATAAAAAACTTTTGGGTGCGATAGTTGACAGATGCTACAGGATCCATGGACCCACTGAAACTGCTGAAATGCTGGATAGAATTAAAGCCCTTGGATATAAATATTCCACTAAAGCTGCTATCACTGTGAGCGTATCAGATATGGAAATTCCATCGGCAAAAGCTGAAATATTAGCAGAGGCAGAAAAAAATGTTGACATTATAGAGAAGCAATACAGAAGAGGTCTTATTTCTGCTGAAGAAAGATATGAGAGAATAATCGATGAGTGGAATGCTGCTACGGAAAAAGTAGGAAATGCTCTTATGGAAAACTTAGATGAGTTCAACCCGATCTTTATGATGGCTAACTCCGGTGCACGAGGCAGCAGGGCTCAGATTACACAGCTTGCAGGAATGAGAGGTCTTATGGCAAATCCCACAGGTAAAATAATAGAGATGCCAATTAAAGCGAATTTCCGTGAAGGATTAAGTGCTCTCGAATTCTTCATATCAACTCATGGTGCAAGGAAGGGACTGGCAGATACAGCGTTGAGGACTGCAGACTCAGGATATCTTACAAGGCGTCTGGTAGACGTCAGTCAGGATGTTATAATAAGAGAAGATGACTGTGGTACCGATGACGGCATATATGCAATTGAATTTAGAGATGGCAATGAAGTTATAGAAAAATTAGAAGATAGAATAATTGGCCGTGTTGCTGCTGAGGACGTCATTCATCCTGAAACTGGAGAGATACTGGTTGCAAAAAATCAAGAGATAAAGGAAAAAGACGCTGAAAGAATTATATCAGCGGGAATAAAAAAGGTAAAAATTCGTTCTGTTCTCACATGCAAGGCAAGACATGGAGTATGTGCAAAGTGCTACGGTCGGAACCTTGCTACCGGTGATATGGTAAATATTGGTGAGGCGGTTGGAATAATAGCAGCTCAATCGATCGGTGAACCTGGTACTCAGCTTACTATGAGGACATTCCATACAGGAGGTGTGGCAGGTGCAGACATAACCCAAGGTTTACCGAGGGTTGAAGAGCTGTTTGAGGCAAGAAAGCCAAAAGGTTTGGCCGTTATTAGTGATATCAATGGGATTGTTGCCGTATCGGATAGCAGGAAAAAGCGTGAGGTGACTGTATCCAACAATGAAACCGGTGAGTCCAAGACCTATCAGATACCTTACGGTGCGCGTTTAAAAGTATCAGACGGGCAATATATAGAGGCAGGTGATGAAATAACCGAGGGGTCGGTTTATCCTCAGGATCTCTTAAAGATAAAAGGGATAGAAGCTGTACAAAATTATCTCCTGCAGGAAGTACAAAGGGTATACAGGTTGCAAGGCGTTGAAATAAACGACAAGCATATAGAGGTAATAATAAGACAAATGATGAGGAAAATTAAGATAGAGGAGCCCGGGGATACAGACATGTTGCCTGGGGATCTGGTGGATATATTTGCGTTCGAGGAAGCAAATCAGAAAGTAGTTGAAGCCGGTGGGAGACCAGCAACAGGTAAAAGGTCACTGATGGGTATAACGAAGGCAGCACTTTCAACTGACTCTTTCCTCTCAGCGGCATCATTCCAGGAAACAACGAGAGTCTTAACTGAAGCAGCTATAAAGGGTAAGAGCGATCCTCTGCTTGGCCTTAAGGAAAATGTCATAATTGGAAAATTAATACCTGCAGGTACTGGGATGTCGAGATACAAAAATATTACAGTTAAACCTACAAATGAATTAATAAGAGAAGAAGCCAGCATGACTGTTGACACAGTCAATATATGATGATAAAATAACTAAGTGTGCAGGTAGATGGGGGAGATTCTATATGCCTAACCGTTTAAAAACAGCAAAAAATAAATGCGTTGGGACTAAGCAAACCCAGAAGGCTATAGAAGCAGGATCGGCTGTTGTAGTATATGTGGCGAAGGATGCTGAGACTAAAGTGACAAGTAAAGTGATAGAGCTTTGTATGCAGAAGGGGATAGAGTGTGTCTTCGTCGATACTATGAGACAATTAGGGGAATTTTGCGGTATTGAGATTGGAGCAGCATCTGCTGCCATACTCAAAGATTGAGCATTACCCCTTCCTGTGGAAGGGGTAAAATTATGTTTTTAAGGAGGTGTAGAGATGCCAACTATAAATCAGCTTGTAAGAAAGGGTAGAGAAGCAGCCCCCAGGAAATCTGACGCACCTGCACTGGAAGGAAACCCACAAAAAAGAGGGGTCTGTACAGTTGTAAAAACTACCACTCCCAAAAAGCCGAACTCTGCTTTAAGAAAGATTGCAAGAGTCAGGCTCACCAATGGTCAGGAGGTTACTGCTTATATACCAGGTATTGGCCACAACCTGCAGGAACACTCAGTTGTTTTGGTGAGAGGTGGAAGGGTGAAGGACCTTCCTGGCGTCAGGTATAAAATAATAAGAGGAACACTTGATGCTGCAGGCGTGGCAAACAGAAAGCAAGCCAGGTCCCGTTATGGAGCCAAGAAACCTAAGAAGTAAGGAGGTTAGAGGATGCCAAGAAGAGGCTATATAGCAAAAAGGGATGTACTGCCTGACCCGGTTTATAATGATAAGGTAGTGACAAAATTAATCAACAAAGTTATGCTCAGTGGAAAAAAGAGCATAGCTCAAAAGATTGTTTACGGGGCATTTGATATAATAAGAGAAAAGACAGGCAGAGATCCATTGGATGTTTTTCATGATGCAATGAATAATGTCATGCCTGTATTGGAGGTTAAGGCAAGGCGTGTAGGCGGTGCTACTTACCAGGTGCCAATGGAGGTAAGGCCTGAGAGAAGACAGTCGCTGGGTATAAGATGGCTGACTGAGTATGCAAGAGAAAGAAATGGTAAAAATATGATGGAAAAATTAGCCGCTGAAATATTAGATGCAGCAAATAACCAGGGTGCCAGTGTGAGGAAAAAGGAAGATACCCACAGAATGGCTGAAGCAAATAAAGCATTTGCACATTATAGATGGTAACCAGGTGGAAGGAGGATTATTTAAGTGCCTAGGCAGTTTCCGATAGAAGCAGTACGAAATATTGGTATAATGGCTCATATAGATGCAGGTAAGACCACCACGACAGAGAGGATCCTGTACTACACAGGTAAGCTTCACAAAATGGGAGAGGTGCACGAGGGGACGGCAACGATGGACTGGATGGTACAGGAACAGGAACGTGGCATTACTATAACATCTGCAGCTACTACCTGTTTTTGGAGAAATACGAGAATAAATATAATTGATACGCCAGGGCACGTGGACTTTACAGTTGAGGTAGAACGTTCACTGAGGGTATTAGATGGTGCTGTAGCTGTCTTCAGTGCCAAAGAAGGTGTTGAGCCACAATCTGAAACCGTATGGAGACAGGCTGATAAATACCATGTACCAAGAATAGCATATGTAAACAAGATGGATATAATAGGCGCAGATTATTATAATGTTATAGAGATGATAAGAAACAGACTGAACGCAAACCCTGTTGCAATCAATATACCTATTGGCAAGGAAGACACATTCAATGCTATCATAGACCTGGTGTCAATGAAAGCATATTACTATGCTGATGATCTCGGAACTAAAATTGAAGAAAAAGAAATACCACAGGATATGATAGACATTGCTGAGGAGTACAGAACAAAGCTGATTGAAACAGCGGTTGAATTAGATGATGAACTTATGATGAAATATCTTGAAGGCGAAGAACTTTCAGAAGAAGAAATAAAGGCAGTAATCAGAAAAGGTACTGTTGAAAATAAGCTTGTACCGGTTTTATGTGGTACGTCTTACAAAAACAAGGGGATACAGCTCCTTCTAAATGCCATTGTCGACTATCTGCCTTCACCAGTAGATCTGCCACCGGTAAGAGGAATTGATCCGGTGACAGGCGAAGAAGTAGAAAGGCATCCGTCTGACGATGAGCCGTTTTCTGCTATTGCTTTTAAAATAATGGCTGACCCATACGTAGGGAAGTTGACATTTGCCCGTGTTTATTCAGGGACATTAAAAAATGGATCTTATGTATATAATGCGACTAAAGGTAAAAGAGAAAGAGTTGGACGAGTGCTTTTGATGCATGCGAACCATAGAGAAGATATTGATATGGCTTATGCTGGAGATATTATAGCAATAGTAGGGCTTAAGGATACTGTTACGGGCGATACCTTATGCGATGAGCTTAAACCTATTGTACTGGAATCGATGGAATTCCCAGAACCGGTTATCCACGTGGCAATAGAGCCTAAATCTAAAGACAGCCAGGATAGGCTTGGTGTATCACTGCAAAAATTATCTGAGGAAGATCCGACCTTCAGAACATATACAGATCAGGATACTGGTCAGACGATTATATCAGGTATGGGTGAACTGCATCTTGAAATTATAGTTGACAGGTTACAAAGAGAATTTCATGTAGAGTGCAATGTGGGTAAGCCACAAGTTGCATACAAGGAAACAATAAAGAAATCAGTAAAGAGTGAGGGTAAATTTATAAGGCAGTCTGGTGGTAGAGGTCAGTATGGTCATGTATGGATTGAGCTTCAACCACTGGAAAGAGGAGAAAATTATGAGTTCGTGAACAACATTGTCGGTGGTGTCATACCAAAGGAGTATATACCATCTGTTGATGCTGGCATTCAGGAGGCTATGCAGAGCGGTGTGCTCGGTGGTTATCCTGTAGTTGATGTAAGAGCGATATTATTTGATGGGTCATACCATGAGGTTGACTCCTCGGATATGGCGTTTAAGATTGCAGCGTCAATGGCTTTTAAAGAAGGCATGAAAAAAGCTGACCCTGTGTTATTGGAACCGATTATGAAGGTTGAAGTTGTCGTGCCTGAAGAATTTATGGGTGATGTCATTGGTGATATTAACTCTAGGAGAGGCAAGATAGAAGGAATGGAGATGCGTGCTGGCGCTCAGATAATAAGAGCGTATGTACCGCTTGCAGAGATGTTTGGGTATTCCACGGACCTTAGGTCAAGAACACAGGGACGAGGCACTTATTCTATGCACTTCAGTCATTATGATGAGGTGCCCAAAAATATAGCTGAAACGATATTAAAAGATAAGTAGGAGGAAAAAAGATGGCAAAAGCGCATTATGAAAGAACGAAGCCCCACGTAAATATAGGTACAATAGGCCATGTAGACCATGGCAAGACCACACTTACCTCAGCGATAACGATGGCGTTAGCAGTTGAGGGCAAAGCCCAGGCGAAAGCATATGACCAGATAGACAATGCGCCTGAAGAGAAAGCGAGAGGAATCACAATAAACACAGCCCATGTAGAGTATGAGACAGAGAAGAGGCACTATGCCCATGTTGACTGTCCGGGACATGCTGACTATGTAAAGAACATGATAACAGGTGCTGCCCAGATGGATGGTGCCATACTGGTTGTATCAGCAGCAGACGGGCCGATGCCGCAGACGAGAGAGCATATACTCTTAGCGAGGCAGGTAGGGGTACCATATATAGTAGTATTTTTAAACAAAGCTGACATGGTAGACGATCCAGAGCTCATAGAGCTGGTAGAGATGGAAGTCAGGGACCTATTAAATGAATATGAATTTCCCGGAGACGAGATACCGATAGTGGTAGGGTCAGCCTATGAAGCCATGGAAGCCCTTATAAAGAACCCCAACATAAAAAGGGGAGAGAATCAGTGGGTAGACAAGATATGGGAATTAATGGATGCAGTAGACGAATATATACCCACACCACAGAGGGATATAGATAAGCCATTCCTGATGCCAATAGAAGACGTATTCACCATCACAGGCAGAGGCACAGTGGTAACAGGGAGAGTAGAGAGGGGCAAGATCAAAGTAGGAGACGAAATAGAGATAGTAGGATTAATGAATGAGAGCAAGAAGACAGTAGTAACAGGATTAGAGATGTTCAGGAAGACCTTGGACGAAGCTCTGGCAGGGGACAACATAGGAGCGCTGTTAAGAGGCATACAGAGGACAGAGGTAGAGAGAGGGCAGGTATTAGCAAAACCAGGCAGCATACACCCACACACAAAATTTATAGGTCAGGTATATGTACTCACCAAAGAAGAGGGTGGGAGGCACACACCATTTTTCAACGGATACAGGCCACAGTTTTACTTTAGGACAACAGATGTCACTGGAGAGATAAAGTTACCAGAGGGTGTAGAAATGGTAATGCCTGGGGACAACATCAACATGGAAGTGACATTGATAACACCAATAGCGATTGAAGAAGGATTAAGGTTTGCCATAAGAGAAGGTGGCAGAACAGTAGGTGCCGGTGTTGTCGGAAGTATAATTGAATAATATAAAACACCAGGCTACGTGTATATGTAGTTTAAAGGAGGGACAATGATGCCTAAACAGAAAATAAGGATACGTCTGAAAGCATATGATCATGTGGTATTGGATCAGTCAACTGAGAAAATTGTAGATACAGCGAGGAGGACAGGAGCTGAGGTTTCTGGACCAATACCCCTGCCGACTGAAAAGAGTATAATAACTATATTGAGAGCCCCGCACAAATACAAGGATTCTCGTGAACAGTTTGAGATAAGGACGCATAAACGTCTTATTGATATACTGGACCCCACATCCAAAACTGTAGACGCATTAATGAGGCTGGATTTACCTGCAGGTGTGGACATAGAGATAAAGCTGTAAAATGAAATTTTTATTAGCCAGGAGGTGGAGACATGAATAAGGGCATACTTGGTAAAAAGCTGGGCATGACTCAGATATTTGATAAGGATGGAAAAGCGATACCGGTTACAGTTGTTGAAGCAGGTCCATGTGTGGTGGTCCAGAAAAAGACTGTAGAGACTGATGGATACAATGCAATCCAGGTTGGTTTTGGCAATGTCAAATTGAAAAGAGTCAACAAACCAATGATGGGACATTTTAAAAAGGCTGACGTAGAGCCGAAAAAATTCCTTAGAGAATTTAGGATAGATGATGTCAACAATTATAAAGTTGGGGATGTCATTAATGTCGATATATTTAAACCTGGTGACAGGGTAGACGTCATTGGCACATCAAAAGGTAAGGGATTTGCTGGTGTCATTAAAAGATGGAATGCAAAGCGGGGACCAATGGCTCATGGCTCAAAGTACCACAGGAGGGTTGGTTCTATGGGTGGTAGCACGTATCCGGCTAGGGTGTTTAAGGGCAAACATATGCCGGGCCATATGGGAAATGAGAGAAAGACAGTCCAGAATTTAGAAGTAGTAAAAACCTACCCAGAGAAGAATTTACTAGTTATAAAAGGTTCAGTACCTGGCATAAGAGGTTCTTTGCTTTATATAAGAGACTCGATTAAGGTTACCAGGTAATGGGAAGGAGGAAAGAAGATGGCATTGGCCAAAGTATATAACACTAATGGCGAACAGGTGGGAGAAATAGAACTGAGCGATGAAATCTTTAATGCACCTGTTAAAACAGAGGTCCTCCATGAGGTGGTCTTAAATTATCTTGCAAATCAAAGGCAAGGCACCCATGCTACCAAAACACGCGGTATGGTAAGGGGTGGTGGTAAGAAGCCATGGAGACAGAAGGGTACAGGTAGAGCAAGGCAAGGGAGCATTAGAGCCCCACAATGGATAAAAGGTGGTGTGGTGTTTGGGCCTCACCCGAGAAGTTACAGGTACAACCTGCCAAAGAGTTTAAAAAAGGTTGCATGGAAATCTGCATTGAGCTCTAAGTACAGTGAGAATAAGATAATTGTACTTGACAATCTTTTTATGGATAAACCTAAAACAAAAGAAATTATCAATATGTTAAACAACTTGGATGTTGATGATAAAGCTTTAATTGTACTTGCTGACAGAAATGAAAATGTTTATAAATCCTCGAGGAATATACCCGGCGTAAA encodes:
- the rplC gene encoding 50S ribosomal protein L3; its protein translation is MNKGILGKKLGMTQIFDKDGKAIPVTVVEAGPCVVVQKKTVETDGYNAIQVGFGNVKLKRVNKPMMGHFKKADVEPKKFLREFRIDDVNNYKVGDVINVDIFKPGDRVDVIGTSKGKGFAGVIKRWNAKRGPMAHGSKYHRRVGSMGGSTYPARVFKGKHMPGHMGNERKTVQNLEVVKTYPEKNLLVIKGSVPGIRGSLLYIRDSIKVTR
- the rplD gene encoding 50S ribosomal protein L4, which gives rise to MALAKVYNTNGEQVGEIELSDEIFNAPVKTEVLHEVVLNYLANQRQGTHATKTRGMVRGGGKKPWRQKGTGRARQGSIRAPQWIKGGVVFGPHPRSYRYNLPKSLKKVAWKSALSSKYSENKIIVLDNLFMDKPKTKEIINMLNNLDVDDKALIVLADRNENVYKSSRNIPGVKTTYIGQLNVYDILTHDTFIITKDAVNKVEEVYS
- the rpsJ gene encoding 30S ribosomal protein S10; translation: MPKQKIRIRLKAYDHVVLDQSTEKIVDTARRTGAEVSGPIPLPTEKSIITILRAPHKYKDSREQFEIRTHKRLIDILDPTSKTVDALMRLDLPAGVDIEIKL